The Thiorhodovibrio frisius genome segment GAAAAGACCAGAATGCCGAGTCCTGCCAGCAGCGGATAGAGCAGAAATGCCTTCTCCGCACCGAGAACCGCCAGCGCGCTGCGAAACAACGACCATGAGCGTGCGAAAACCATCATCTGTGATGCCTCCCAAAATGACGGATGGCAGTTTACAGAATCTGCCGGAAGCAAGCAGGATAACGCGCGAAATCGGGCATTGAATTCCATCCTCTGGAGAGCATGGCATGGCCGAAGATTCCCATAGCCGAAAACCACCGACCTGGGTGCTGGTCGCTTTGGTCTGCCTGATCCCGGCTTGGCCGCTGGGGATTTATTGGCTCAACAACAGCTACTCGGGCTGGAGCCGACTGGCGGAGGTGTATCCAGTTGGCGCTTGCGACATGTCAGGATCGCAAGGCCCAACTTCCGTGACCATCGTTCAAGACTCCGGTCGCCGCTGGTCCTTCAACGGACGCAGGGGACGCAAGAAATATAGCGAGGCCGGTTTTAATGAGGCCGGTTTCTGGGTGCGAGCACGCGGCACGGGTTGGTTTAGCGGCCCGGGCACGCCGGTCTTCGTGCCCTGGGAGTCAGTAGAAAGCTGCCAACTGCTCAGGGTGCGGCTGTCTTTTCCGAAGGTCGCGCTGATCATCGCTGATCAGCCCTTGCTCGATGCCTGCCAACGCCACCTCGCGGGGCATGGCGCACGCTAGACGGCCATGCCCCCAAGCACGGGTAATTCCTGACCAGCTTTGGGCCGCATCACCGAGCCTGATCAGCGCCCGCAGCAGCACCCCGGTGCGCGCTGCGATAGCTCGGCCAGTCGAAAGCCAGGATCGCCGAATGCCCGTCAGACAGGCGATCCATCATGCGCTCGCCGAGATAAGCCCGCATCTCCGCAATGGTCAGATTGCCGATCAGGATGGTTGAGCGCACGGCGGTGTAGCGCATATCGAGAATCTCAAACAGCATCGCTTGGCGCTTGTCTTCATGGCCGATGGTCACACCCACCTCGTCAAGCACCAACAAATCCGGTTCCGTGAGCAGATCGAGTGCGGCGCTTTCCGAGCGCGACGCGTTCGGGGAATAGGTCTCGCGAACCAATCGCAGGGCG includes the following:
- a CDS encoding ATP-binding protein, whose product is MSPEALAAHRRESVRKLMAEREAAAQQRLERALGHSGIPARFRDKSFEHFEAATPAQQHVLRTCQAFSTRMADSAGQGDSLLLIGGPGTGKTHLASAILAKTIRAGRTGCFFSVAAALRLVRETYSPNASRSESAALDLLTEPDLLVLDEVGVTIGHEDKRQAMLFEILDMRYTAVRSTILIGNLTIAEMRAYLGERMMDRLSDGHSAILAFDWPSYRSAHRGAAAGADQAR